Proteins encoded within one genomic window of Triticum aestivum cultivar Chinese Spring chromosome 2D, IWGSC CS RefSeq v2.1, whole genome shotgun sequence:
- the LOC123048432 gene encoding desmethyl-deoxy-podophyllotoxin synthase-like, giving the protein MEFYYHILLALVPLLYLLIRWFRRHRGLRLPPGPWQLPVIGSLHHLGGDLPHRTIRDLSRRHGPVMFLKLGGIPVVVASSREAAEDVMRTNDAVLASRPQTPTVKLLTKQGHDIVLAKNGEHWRQLRKICVHELLSARRVQSFRPIREQEAMRLVQAVAASSAASDSDSVNLDKLLAAHVNDVIVRAVVGDGEVDDRETLLRLIAKAIELVGSFRLADIFPSSRIARALSSRAMHRVEVYVDEIFTFMDGIISQHMDRRSSMPHQNQHPDKDLIDVLLRVQEENSLRLPISKGTIKGVLFDLLSAGSETATSVLCWAMAELMRNPAIMSRAQSEVREAFVGQMKVTEEGLGKLSYLQCVIKETLRLHTPGPFGLPRESQEACRVMGYDVPKGTMVLVNAWAISRDPEYWDEPEMFKPERFVTDMRDFKGRDYEFTPFGAGRRICPGMLFGVASIDLALAHLLFYFDWNLMEGKTPSELDMTETMGITAGRKEELWLKPTLQASFDSVN; this is encoded by the exons ATGGAGTTCTACTATCACATCCTACTCGCTCTCGTCCCCCTCCTGTACCTGCTTATAAGATGGTTCCGCCGTCATCGTGGCCTGCGGCTCCCGCCGGGCCCATGGCAACTCCCCGTCATCGGTAGCCTCCACCACCTCGGCGGCGACCTTCCACACCGCACGATACGCGATCTCTCACGCCGCCATGGGCCTGTGATGTTCCTCAAGCTGGGAGGGATCCCGGTTGTTGTCGCCTCTTCCCGCGAGGCTGCTGAGGATGTGATGAGGACCAACGACGCCGTGCTTGCGTCCAGGCCGCAGACGCCGACGGTGAAGCTCCTCACCAAGCAAGGGCACGACATCGTGCTAGCCAAAAACGGCGAACATTGGCGGCAGCTCCGCAAGATCTGCGTGCACGAGCTTCTGAGCGCCAGGCGCGTCCAGTCCTTCCGGCCCATCCGTGAGCAGGAGGCCATGCGGCTCGTCCAGGCGGTGGccgcctcgtcggcggcctcggacTCCGACAGTGTGAACCTCGACAAACTGCTCGCCGCACATGTGAACGATGTGATTGTGCGGGCCGTCgtgggcgacggcgaggtcgatgaCCGGGAAACTTTGTTGCGACTCATCGCCAAGGCCATCGAGTTGGTAGGAAGCTTTCGCCTGGCTGACATATTTCCGTCGTCACGCATAGCACGTGCCCTCAGCTCCAGGGCTATGCATAGGGTTGAGGTCTATGTGGACGAGATATTTACATTCATGGATGGTATCAtaagtcaacacatggacagaagAAGCTCGATGCCCCATCAGAATCAGCATCCGGATAAGGACCTCATAGATGTTCTCTTGAGGGTTCAAGAGGAAAACAGCCTTCGGCTCCCTATTTCCAAGGGTACAATCAAGGGCGTTCTTTTC GATCTTTTATCCGCGGGGAGTGAAACGGCGACATCGGTGCTTTGCTGGGCCATGGCAGAGCTGATGAGGAACCCGGCCATCATGTCCAGGGCGCAGTCTGAGGTAAGAGAGGCCTTCGTGGGACAAATGAAAGTAACTGAGGAGGGCCTGGGAAAACTGAGCTATTTGCAGTGTGTCATCAAAGAGACGTTGAGGCTGCACACTCCTGGACCATTTGGGCTGCCAAGAGAGAGCCAAGAAGCATGCCGTGTCATGGGATATGATGTGCCTAAGGGGACAATGGTGCTTGTGAATGCATGGGCAATATCCAGGGACCCAGAGTACTGGGACGAGCCAGAAATGTTCAAACCAGAGAGGTTTGTGACCGACATGAGAGATTTCAAAGGGCGTGACTACGAGTTCACGCCGTTTGGTGCTGGACGACGAATCTGCCCTGGAATGTTGTTTGGCGTTGCAAGTATCGATCTAGCTCTCGCACATCTCCTCTTCTATTTTGACTGGAATCTCATGGAGGGCAAGACACCTAGTGAATTGGATATGACTGAAACTATGGGAATCACCGCAGGGAGGAAAGAGGAACTTTGGCTAAAACCAACACTACAGGCTTCTTTTGATTCAGTGAACTAG